One window of the Crateriforma spongiae genome contains the following:
- a CDS encoding alpha-2-macroglobulin family protein, translating to MTAVSIRRIAFASASLLSAFLLMASLGMTQDEPSDPQSQWQAVQQAINQGRPKTAIEKLDPIVRRAAENKQYDEWIKAVTQRIVLQGMIQGNKPEEKITRMQTQIDQAPDEVRPILQAIVANWYWHYFQQNRWRFMQRTETETAPSEDFTEWSLPRILREIDRQFDLAFEDTDTLKAAKVEQYEQLLDNHDRGANFRPTLYDVLAHNALNFYSSGTQAGNQIEDAFVLSADDPIFDTTERFLAWTPDTSDADSLLLRSIQLYQDLLRFHADDESPDARLDADLGRLNFGNNHAQGDDKTQRYQAALERFIEDHRGETVTARAIHELAQIHFNKNDRVTAHRLCIGALEDYPDSIGANRCFNLLEQIRSKSLHIEAERVWADPVPPIHVRYQNITKVHFKLVEFDFDDFVNSDRYRPMQMDDDFRDALLSMPAASTWEADLTDHGDFRQHSHSVKVPDGITPGSYYLLASQSADFAKSDNQLSIAEVWVSDLALVIRDDNRTGRLSGFVLNAKSGEPIRGASVRSWMREPRTNRFRPLRTVRSDANGLFQINAADRNSVMLLASHDGNRLSSHNYFNTRRVEPNHRTNESTQFFTDRSLYRPGQTIRFKGICLSVYQHQDQYKVLKNRSLSVTLSDPNGKEVETLKVRTNDYGSFSGSFTAPRDRLTGRMTLKVVDGPRGQANINVEEYKRPKFQVELEPLADQASLNQVVTATGKATAYTGAAINDAKVTWRVVRSVNYPVWWYWRYWWMPPQSSSQEIAHGTSMTDGSGRFEIEFTAKPDASVAKDSEPTFRYEIHADVTDTTGETRSDKRTIRLGYTSLAASMTADDWLTEGEPVSIRIRTTSLDGQPQAATGTVKIHRLVQPDQVTRQSLTRAPDPFSPPALFDEGETKSPDEIDPTNPNSWPLGDVVAETEFETNASGQTTFKAPLDAGIYRAVLTSRDDRGNEISALLPMQVLDLDAKQLDIRLPEIYQAKSWSVEVGEDFQVFWGSGYEQARAFVEIEHRGKVLKSFWTPADRTQALIEQKVEPGMRGGFTIRTTMVRENRAFLHSNTVSVPWSNKNLSIRWEHFVSKLSPAEKQTWTAIIEGPDAERAAAEMVATLYDVSLDAYQPHQWLQRFSVFRRDGSSVRSYFQNHNQNLQVFWNDWTTRNRDGSLVYPSLAGELVHNFMGYQFMRGRMMRGGMGGAMGRSNMFFGAAPQAAPMAASAEMADAFGMDDAEVAEGAIMSKASAGMGGIGGGGEAEQAPQPDIDLSGVQARKNLNETAFFFPHLTAGDDGTVRMEFTMPEALTEWKFMGFAHDTELASGGLIDSVVTSKDLMIQPNPPRFLREGDQIEFTVKVSNLSPSRQTGTVRLTFANARTGDSVDALLGNDPVDQTFEVAAGESKSYSWRLNVPDEIGFLTYKAVGSTGRLSDGEEGYLPVLSRRILVTESLALPIRGAQTKDFRFDKLADSAGSESLRHQSLTVQMVSNPSWYAVMALPYLMEFPHECSEQLFNRIYANALARKIVNSDPKIERIFEQWRGTETLDSPLLKNEDLKAVMIEETPWYRQAQAESQARRNVAVLFDTNRLNDELDRAVEKLADRQLDDGTWSWFPGGRQNRYITLYIVTGFGRLDHLGVNIETDVVDLAIPELDTWMTEIYEDIKAKDRDKHHLSSTVALYLYGRSFFLKDHPIAAEHRQAIDYWVDQASTHWLKLANRQSQAHLAIALNRFGKTSPARDIMVSIKERSVTDEEMGMFWRDTELSWWWYRAPIETQAMMIEAFDEVMDDQVAVEDCKVWLLKQKQTQDWKTTKATADAVYALLLRGGNELASDEIVTVALGGEEIQPERIEAGTGFYEQRFTGSEISAKQADVRVTKVDDGVAWGSVHWQYMEDIANVTAHEGTPLKLSKQLYVKKNTASGPKLQRVDGPVEVGDELVVRLVLATDRDMEYLHLKDHRGSGTEPVNVLSSYRYQDGLAYYESTRDTASHFFIDYLPKGKYVFEYSTRVQLRGEYQTGLANIQCMYAPEFNSHSESLPIQVQ from the coding sequence ATGACTGCCGTGTCGATTCGACGAATTGCTTTCGCGAGTGCTTCGCTTTTGTCCGCGTTCCTATTGATGGCTTCACTCGGCATGACGCAAGACGAACCTTCGGATCCGCAATCCCAATGGCAGGCGGTCCAGCAAGCGATCAACCAAGGACGTCCCAAAACGGCCATCGAAAAATTGGATCCGATCGTCCGGCGCGCCGCCGAAAACAAACAGTACGACGAATGGATCAAAGCGGTCACGCAGCGAATCGTTTTGCAGGGAATGATCCAGGGCAACAAGCCGGAAGAAAAGATCACCCGAATGCAAACGCAGATCGATCAGGCTCCCGACGAGGTGCGTCCGATCCTGCAAGCTATCGTTGCGAACTGGTACTGGCATTACTTCCAACAAAACCGCTGGCGTTTCATGCAGCGGACCGAAACGGAAACCGCACCGAGCGAAGATTTCACCGAGTGGAGCCTGCCACGAATCTTGCGTGAAATTGATCGCCAATTCGACTTGGCCTTCGAAGACACTGACACATTGAAAGCCGCCAAGGTCGAACAGTACGAACAGTTGCTGGACAACCATGATCGTGGTGCCAACTTTCGGCCGACGTTGTATGACGTGCTGGCCCACAACGCGTTGAATTTTTACAGCAGTGGAACTCAGGCGGGCAACCAAATCGAAGATGCCTTCGTCTTGTCGGCCGACGACCCAATCTTCGACACCACCGAACGGTTCCTTGCCTGGACGCCGGACACGTCTGATGCCGATTCATTGTTGCTACGATCGATCCAGCTTTATCAAGACCTGCTGCGGTTCCATGCCGACGACGAATCCCCCGACGCGCGATTGGACGCAGATTTAGGTCGACTGAACTTCGGCAACAACCACGCCCAAGGCGACGACAAGACCCAGCGTTACCAGGCGGCCTTGGAACGTTTCATCGAAGATCACCGCGGCGAAACCGTCACCGCGCGAGCGATCCACGAACTGGCCCAAATTCACTTCAACAAGAACGACCGCGTCACGGCACACCGACTGTGCATCGGTGCGTTGGAAGATTATCCGGATTCGATCGGCGCGAATCGTTGCTTTAACTTGCTGGAACAGATCCGCAGCAAATCACTTCACATCGAAGCCGAACGTGTTTGGGCCGACCCTGTACCGCCGATCCATGTTCGCTATCAAAACATCACCAAAGTTCACTTCAAGCTGGTCGAATTTGATTTCGACGATTTCGTCAATTCGGATCGCTATCGCCCGATGCAGATGGATGACGATTTTCGCGATGCATTGTTGTCGATGCCGGCGGCCAGCACTTGGGAAGCCGACCTGACCGACCACGGTGACTTTCGCCAACATAGCCATTCAGTCAAGGTTCCCGATGGGATCACCCCCGGTTCGTATTACCTGCTTGCCAGCCAGTCGGCGGACTTTGCCAAGTCGGACAACCAGCTGAGCATCGCCGAGGTCTGGGTCAGCGATCTGGCGTTGGTCATTCGAGACGACAATCGCACCGGTCGCTTGTCAGGTTTCGTGCTGAACGCCAAATCCGGTGAACCGATCCGTGGTGCCAGCGTGCGATCTTGGATGCGTGAACCGCGGACCAATCGTTTTCGCCCGCTTCGTACCGTTCGCAGCGATGCAAACGGGTTGTTCCAAATCAACGCCGCCGATCGCAACAGCGTGATGCTGCTGGCCAGCCACGACGGAAATCGTCTGAGTTCACACAACTACTTCAACACCCGACGCGTTGAACCGAATCACCGAACCAACGAATCCACTCAGTTTTTTACAGACCGCAGCCTGTATCGCCCCGGTCAAACGATCCGGTTCAAAGGCATCTGTTTGTCGGTGTATCAACACCAAGACCAATACAAGGTCCTGAAGAATCGATCGCTTAGCGTGACGTTGTCGGATCCGAATGGGAAAGAAGTCGAAACGCTGAAGGTTCGCACCAATGATTACGGCAGCTTTTCCGGCAGCTTCACCGCCCCCCGGGACAGGCTGACCGGACGTATGACGTTGAAAGTCGTCGACGGACCTCGCGGTCAAGCCAACATCAACGTCGAAGAATACAAACGTCCGAAATTTCAGGTCGAACTGGAACCGCTGGCCGACCAAGCGTCTTTGAATCAAGTCGTCACGGCGACGGGCAAAGCAACGGCTTACACCGGAGCGGCGATCAACGATGCCAAAGTCACTTGGCGTGTCGTGCGATCGGTCAACTATCCGGTCTGGTGGTACTGGCGTTACTGGTGGATGCCGCCGCAAAGCAGCAGCCAAGAAATCGCCCATGGCACCAGCATGACCGACGGGTCCGGTCGATTTGAAATCGAATTTACGGCGAAACCGGATGCCAGCGTTGCCAAGGATTCCGAGCCGACGTTCCGCTATGAGATTCACGCGGACGTCACCGACACGACCGGCGAAACACGATCCGACAAGCGGACGATTCGGTTGGGATACACCAGCCTGGCCGCATCAATGACGGCCGACGATTGGCTGACCGAGGGCGAACCGGTATCGATCCGAATCCGCACGACTTCGCTGGACGGACAACCCCAAGCGGCAACCGGAACCGTGAAGATTCACCGCTTGGTTCAGCCCGACCAGGTGACTCGCCAATCATTAACGCGTGCTCCTGATCCCTTCAGCCCGCCGGCGTTGTTCGACGAAGGTGAAACGAAATCGCCCGACGAAATCGATCCCACCAATCCAAACTCCTGGCCGCTGGGCGATGTCGTCGCGGAAACCGAATTCGAAACCAACGCCAGCGGCCAGACCACGTTCAAAGCACCGCTGGATGCGGGCATCTATCGCGCGGTGCTGACCAGTCGGGACGATCGCGGCAATGAGATCTCGGCGTTGCTTCCGATGCAAGTGCTGGACTTGGACGCCAAGCAACTGGACATTCGGCTGCCCGAGATCTATCAAGCCAAATCGTGGTCGGTCGAAGTCGGCGAGGACTTTCAAGTCTTCTGGGGCAGCGGATATGAACAAGCACGAGCATTCGTCGAAATCGAACATCGCGGTAAGGTGCTGAAATCTTTCTGGACGCCCGCCGATCGAACCCAAGCATTGATCGAACAGAAAGTCGAACCCGGAATGCGTGGCGGGTTCACGATCCGCACCACGATGGTTCGCGAAAACCGTGCTTTCCTGCACAGCAACACGGTTTCGGTTCCCTGGTCGAACAAGAATTTGTCGATCCGATGGGAACACTTCGTCAGCAAGCTTTCACCGGCGGAAAAACAAACGTGGACCGCCATCATCGAAGGCCCTGACGCCGAACGAGCGGCCGCCGAAATGGTGGCGACGCTATATGACGTATCGCTAGACGCGTACCAACCGCATCAGTGGTTGCAACGCTTCAGCGTCTTTCGCCGTGACGGATCATCGGTGCGATCCTATTTCCAAAACCACAACCAGAACTTGCAAGTTTTCTGGAACGACTGGACCACCCGCAATCGCGACGGCAGCTTGGTGTACCCCAGCCTGGCCGGTGAATTGGTCCACAACTTCATGGGCTATCAATTCATGCGTGGCCGCATGATGCGAGGCGGCATGGGTGGGGCCATGGGACGTTCGAACATGTTTTTTGGTGCCGCGCCCCAGGCCGCACCGATGGCAGCCAGCGCGGAAATGGCCGACGCATTTGGAATGGACGATGCGGAGGTCGCCGAGGGAGCGATCATGTCCAAAGCGTCCGCGGGAATGGGGGGCATTGGCGGAGGCGGTGAGGCGGAACAAGCCCCACAGCCCGACATCGATCTGTCGGGTGTTCAAGCCCGCAAGAATTTGAACGAAACCGCGTTTTTCTTCCCACACTTGACCGCCGGTGACGACGGCACGGTGCGGATGGAATTCACGATGCCCGAAGCCCTGACCGAATGGAAATTCATGGGCTTCGCCCACGATACGGAATTGGCCAGCGGCGGTCTGATCGACAGCGTGGTGACCAGCAAGGATTTGATGATCCAGCCGAATCCGCCGCGTTTCTTACGCGAAGGCGACCAGATCGAATTCACCGTCAAGGTCAGCAACCTGTCGCCGTCACGGCAAACCGGCACTGTTCGACTGACGTTTGCAAACGCTCGCACCGGAGATTCCGTCGATGCGTTGCTTGGAAACGATCCGGTCGATCAAACCTTTGAAGTCGCCGCCGGTGAATCCAAATCCTATTCTTGGCGATTGAATGTTCCCGACGAAATCGGATTCCTGACCTACAAGGCGGTCGGCTCGACCGGGCGTCTTTCCGATGGCGAAGAAGGCTATCTGCCCGTCCTGTCGCGTCGCATTCTGGTCACCGAATCGTTGGCGTTGCCGATCCGTGGTGCACAAACCAAGGACTTTCGTTTCGACAAATTGGCCGATTCGGCGGGGTCGGAATCGCTGCGGCACCAGTCGCTGACCGTGCAAATGGTTTCCAACCCGTCGTGGTACGCCGTGATGGCACTTCCATACCTGATGGAGTTCCCGCACGAGTGCAGCGAACAATTGTTCAACCGAATTTATGCCAACGCGCTGGCGCGAAAGATCGTCAACAGCGATCCAAAGATCGAACGCATCTTTGAACAGTGGCGGGGCACCGAAACGCTGGACAGCCCACTGTTGAAAAACGAAGACTTGAAAGCGGTCATGATCGAAGAAACGCCCTGGTACCGCCAAGCCCAGGCCGAAAGCCAAGCTCGGCGAAACGTCGCGGTGCTTTTTGATACCAACCGTTTGAACGATGAACTTGATCGTGCGGTGGAAAAGCTTGCCGATCGTCAACTGGACGACGGCACCTGGTCGTGGTTCCCCGGTGGACGACAAAACCGATACATCACCCTGTACATCGTCACCGGTTTCGGCCGCCTGGATCATCTGGGTGTGAACATCGAAACCGACGTGGTCGACCTTGCGATCCCGGAACTGGATACCTGGATGACGGAGATCTACGAAGACATCAAAGCCAAGGACCGAGACAAGCATCACCTGTCATCCACGGTGGCGTTGTATTTGTACGGCCGCAGCTTTTTCTTGAAAGATCATCCGATCGCTGCGGAGCATCGCCAAGCCATCGACTACTGGGTCGATCAAGCATCCACGCACTGGTTGAAACTGGCCAACCGACAGTCGCAGGCACACTTGGCGATCGCCCTGAATCGGTTCGGCAAAACGTCGCCCGCACGCGACATTATGGTGTCGATCAAAGAACGTAGCGTCACCGACGAAGAAATGGGCATGTTCTGGCGTGACACCGAACTGTCATGGTGGTGGTACCGTGCCCCGATCGAAACCCAGGCGATGATGATCGAAGCCTTCGACGAAGTCATGGACGACCAAGTTGCGGTCGAAGACTGCAAGGTCTGGTTGTTGAAGCAAAAACAAACCCAAGATTGGAAAACAACCAAGGCCACTGCCGACGCCGTGTACGCGTTGCTGTTGCGTGGTGGAAACGAATTGGCATCCGACGAAATCGTCACCGTCGCGCTGGGAGGTGAAGAGATTCAGCCCGAGCGGATCGAAGCGGGCACCGGTTTCTACGAACAACGATTCACCGGGTCAGAAATTTCCGCCAAGCAAGCGGACGTTCGTGTCACGAAGGTCGACGATGGCGTCGCTTGGGGCAGCGTGCACTGGCAATACATGGAAGACATCGCCAACGTGACCGCTCATGAAGGCACGCCGCTGAAACTGTCGAAACAGTTGTACGTCAAAAAGAATACGGCGTCGGGCCCCAAGTTGCAGCGTGTCGATGGCCCGGTGGAAGTCGGCGATGAATTGGTGGTGCGTCTCGTTTTGGCGACCGATCGCGACATGGAATACTTGCACCTGAAGGACCACCGCGGCAGCGGTACAGAACCTGTCAACGTGCTGTCGTCGTATCGCTATCAAGACGGATTGGCGTATTACGAATCCACTCGTGATACCGCCAGCCACTTCTTCATCGACTACCTGCCCAAGGGCAAGTACGTGTTCGAATACTCGACCCGCGTCCAACTGCGTGGTGAATATCAGACGGGCCTTGCGAACATCCAATGCATGTACGCACCGGAGTTCAACAGCCACAGCGAAAGCCTGCCGATCCAGGTCCAGTGA
- a CDS encoding STAS domain-containing protein, whose amino-acid sequence MSAITSQMHDEILVVGFTDSKILDGQRIEQVGRELQEAIAQAGHKKLLVNFRGVSFMSSAMITKLVMLNKGCKAQGVTLKFCEVSPNVMEVFKITKLNKLFSIVDSEEKALASFDKKGWFS is encoded by the coding sequence ATGTCCGCCATCACTTCGCAGATGCACGACGAAATCTTGGTCGTGGGATTCACAGACAGCAAGATTTTGGACGGACAACGCATCGAGCAAGTCGGCCGTGAATTGCAAGAAGCGATTGCCCAAGCTGGCCATAAAAAGCTGTTGGTCAATTTCCGCGGCGTGTCTTTCATGTCCTCGGCGATGATCACCAAGTTGGTCATGCTGAACAAAGGTTGCAAGGCACAGGGCGTGACACTGAAATTTTGTGAAGTGTCCCCCAACGTCATGGAAGTCTTCAAGATCACGAAGCTGAACAAGCTGTTCTCGATCGTCGATTCCGAAGAAAAGGCGTTGGCCAGCTTCGACAAAAAAGGCTGGTTCAGCTGA
- a CDS encoding sensor histidine kinase, which produces MNDSSGPRVDLETATQIIEADRSDLADQIHDDLIPLLFVARATVDRHDSDEMRQVSAWLADAMQTARAILNWSHTPDVNSANWRDELRRVIELLYPDDKRVQWRWGSVDSTTVISAERQIQLYRIIAEAIRNAVKHSSADNIIVADQLEADGYRVSVTDDGTGFDPADLPPNHHGVRTMQRRADAAGMTLRIDSRRQGGTVLEVHV; this is translated from the coding sequence ATGAACGATTCGTCAGGCCCTCGCGTCGATCTGGAAACCGCGACGCAAATCATCGAAGCAGATCGTTCGGATCTGGCGGATCAAATCCACGATGACTTGATCCCACTGTTGTTTGTCGCGCGGGCCACAGTCGATCGGCATGATAGCGACGAAATGCGTCAGGTGTCCGCTTGGCTGGCCGATGCGATGCAAACGGCGCGGGCGATTTTGAATTGGTCACACACGCCCGACGTGAACTCCGCCAATTGGCGTGATGAACTGCGACGCGTGATCGAGTTGCTTTATCCCGACGACAAACGGGTGCAGTGGCGATGGGGATCCGTCGATTCGACGACGGTCATCTCCGCCGAACGCCAAATTCAACTGTACCGGATCATCGCCGAAGCGATTCGAAATGCGGTGAAGCATTCTTCGGCCGACAACATCATCGTCGCAGATCAGCTGGAAGCGGACGGATACCGTGTGTCGGTCACCGATGACGGGACCGGTTTCGATCCGGCAGACTTACCGCCCAATCATCACGGCGTGCGGACGATGCAACGTCGCGCCGACGCGGCGGGCATGACGTTGCGGATTGATTCGCGACGCCAGGGCGGAACCGTGCTGGAAGTCCACGTTTAG
- a CDS encoding DUF2760 domain-containing protein → MRTAFRAFAAALFDKTVSEKIDAVLSGDDVQPAALPSPQPQPEPSATSAPEPPARSDAITLLATLQRESRLVDLVYEDLTNFGDAQVGAAARPCLQQCQKTLQRVLDIRPIETAGEGQTVNIGDQPSPTRYQRVGDGQSATPRLVHHGWVAGQVSLPEWTGNDDDADVIAPAQVEG, encoded by the coding sequence ATGCGCACCGCCTTCCGCGCCTTCGCGGCCGCTTTGTTTGACAAGACCGTTTCCGAAAAGATTGACGCCGTGTTGTCCGGCGACGACGTCCAGCCGGCGGCATTGCCAAGCCCCCAGCCACAGCCCGAACCGTCGGCGACGTCCGCCCCCGAGCCGCCCGCACGCAGCGATGCGATCACGCTGTTGGCGACGCTGCAACGCGAATCTCGGTTGGTCGACCTGGTCTACGAAGACCTGACGAACTTTGGCGACGCCCAAGTCGGCGCGGCGGCGCGACCGTGTCTGCAACAGTGTCAAAAAACGCTGCAACGCGTCCTGGACATCCGTCCGATCGAAACCGCCGGTGAAGGCCAGACGGTGAACATCGGCGACCAGCCGTCACCGACGCGGTATCAACGTGTCGGCGACGGCCAAAGCGCGACGCCACGTTTGGTTCACCACGGCTGGGTGGCGGGGCAGGTCAGTCTGCCGGAATGGACCGGCAATGACGATGATGCCGACGTGATCGCCCCGGCACAGGTCGAAGGCTGA